In the Flavobacterium sp. J372 genome, one interval contains:
- a CDS encoding heavy-metal-associated domain-containing protein, producing the protein MKTIYQLLLLTFATFLPSATVYGQLQKAEIVATGLTCSMCSNAINKQLKSIDGVENVETDLNTNTFTVILKPGNTITPATLKNSVEKAGFFVGSMVITLSLDQVVPKDNAAVEAQGATLVFVDSKEKVLNGQTRLKIQDKGYVTQKEYKKLQKSYSKYPTYNVENEGDFHVKVI; encoded by the coding sequence ATGAAAACTATATATCAACTGCTGCTGTTAACATTTGCGACATTTCTGCCATCAGCTACCGTTTATGGGCAACTCCAAAAAGCGGAAATTGTGGCAACGGGCCTGACCTGTTCTATGTGCTCGAATGCCATTAACAAGCAGCTGAAGTCAATCGATGGGGTAGAAAATGTAGAGACTGACCTTAACACCAATACGTTCACGGTCATTCTAAAGCCAGGCAATACAATCACACCGGCGACACTGAAGAACAGCGTGGAAAAGGCAGGATTCTTTGTGGGGTCGATGGTGATTACCCTCAGCCTGGACCAGGTTGTGCCGAAAGATAATGCCGCGGTAGAGGCGCAGGGCGCAACACTCGTGTTTGTCGATTCTAAGGAAAAAGTATTGAACGGGCAAACCAGGCTAAAGATACAGGACAAGGGCTATGTAACCCAAAAGGAATATAAGAAACTGCAGAAATCATACTCGAAATACCCAACCTATAATGTTGAGAACGAAGGTGATTTTCATGTGAAGGTGATTTAA
- a CDS encoding TlpA disulfide reductase family protein — translation MRLNLVLIMLMSMLCIPAAAQLRTGASLPKLTLRSSEGQPVDLASFKGKVTLVDFWASWCGPCRVANKKLVKLYSKYKKQGFEIVGVSLDKDKAKWRDAIKKDKIAYVQVNDPAGFDAKSAVTFGVENMPASYLFDASGKLIAINPSEQQIINEINKAK, via the coding sequence ATGAGACTAAATCTGGTACTGATCATGCTGATGAGCATGCTTTGCATCCCTGCTGCGGCGCAGCTAAGGACCGGGGCGTCACTTCCAAAGCTCACCCTCAGATCGAGCGAGGGCCAGCCCGTAGACCTCGCATCCTTCAAAGGAAAGGTTACACTTGTGGATTTTTGGGCATCGTGGTGTGGGCCCTGCAGGGTGGCCAATAAGAAATTGGTAAAGCTCTACAGCAAGTACAAAAAGCAGGGCTTTGAGATCGTAGGGGTTTCCCTTGATAAAGACAAGGCAAAATGGCGTGATGCCATAAAAAAAGATAAGATCGCTTATGTGCAGGTGAATGACCCTGCGGGCTTCGACGCCAAATCGGCTGTAACCTTCGGTGTAGAGAATATGCCTGCCAGCTATCTCTTCGATGCTTCAGGCAAACTCATCGCCATAAATCCTTCAGAACAACAGATCATTAATGAAATCAATAAAGCTAAATAA